Proteins from one Triticum aestivum cultivar Chinese Spring chromosome 7A, IWGSC CS RefSeq v2.1, whole genome shotgun sequence genomic window:
- the LOC123149867 gene encoding ribonucleoside-diphosphate reductase small chain: protein MPAALSMVPACDAEEPLLAESSDRFSMFPIRFPQIWEFYKKAVASFWTAEEVDLSSDARHWDTTLSNDERHFISHVLAFFAASDGIVLENLASRFMSDVQVAEARAFYGFQIAIENIHSEMYSLLIETYIRDDVEKDRLFRAIDTIPAVRRKADWALRWIDGGERFAERIVAFACVEGIFFSGSFCAIFWLKKRGLMPGLTFSNELISRDEGLHCDFACLLYDILRGKLDESRVFEIVSEAVDIEREFVCDALPCALVGMNGDLMSQYIEFVADRLLMALGCKKLYNATNPFDWMELISLQGKTNFFEKRVGEYQKASVMSNLNGGAATQHVFSIDEDF, encoded by the coding sequence ATGCCTGCCGCCCTCTCGATGGTGCCCGCCTGCGACGCGGAGGAGCCGCTCCTGGCGGAGTCGTCGGACCGCTTCTCCATGTTCCCCATCCGGTTCCCGCAGATCTGGGAGTTCTACAAGAAGGCGGTGGCCTCCTTCTGGACCGCCGAGGAGGTGGACCTCTCCTCCGACGCGCGCCACTGGGACACGACGCTCTCCAACGACGAGCGCCACTTCATCTCCCACGTGCTCGCCTTCTTCGCCGCCTCGGACGGCATCGTGCTCGAGAACCTCGCCTCCAGGTTCATGTCCGACGTGCAGGTCGCCGAGGCCAGGGCCTTCTACGGCTTCCAGATCGCCATCGAGAACATCCACTCCGAGATGtactccctgctcatcgagacctaCATCCGCGACGACGTCGAGAAGGACCGCCTCTTCCGCGCCATCGACACCATCCCCGCCGTGCGCCGCAAGGCCGACTGGGCGCTCCGCTGGATCGACGGCGGGGAGCGCTTCGCGGAGCGCATCGTCGCCTTCGCCTGCGTCGAGGGCATCTTCTTCTCGGGCTCCTTCTGCGCCATCTTCTGGCTCAAGAAGCGCGGGCTCATGCCGGGCCTCACCTTCTCCAACGAGCTCATCTCCCGCGACGAGGGCCTGCACTGCGACTTCGCCTGCCTCCTCTACGACATCCTCCGCGGCAAGCTGGACGAGTCCCGCGTCTTCGAGATCGTGTCCGAGGCCGTGGACATCGAGAGGGAGTTCGTCTGCGACGCGCTCCCCTGCGCGCTCGTCGGCATGAACGGCGACCTCATGAGCCAGTACATCGAGTTCGTCGCCGACCGCCTGCTCATGGCGCTGGGCTGCAAGAAGCTGTACAACGCCACCAACCCGTTCGACTGGATGGAGCTCATCTCGCTGCAGGGCAAGACCAACTTCTTCGAGAAGCGCGTCGGCGAGTACCAGAAGGCGTCCGTCATGTCCAACCTCAACGGCGGCGCCGCGACCCAGCACGTCTTCAGCATCGACGAGGACTTCTGA